A segment of the Caretta caretta isolate rCarCar2 chromosome 13, rCarCar1.hap1, whole genome shotgun sequence genome:
GGCTCTTCCCTTTACTAAGCATGTGGCCTTGAAGCCTGGACTAAGCAGTAACAAAAACATACTATAGGGAATAGTCCTCCTCGGCTGGGGCATGGAGCGAATAGATTTTCTTTACCCGCTATGTTTTCACTAGAAATGCTGACTCAGATCCTGGCATGAGGTTAAATCCCACATCATTATAAGCTCTGTGTGCTGTTATTTGTCTTGCAGCCCTCATCTTATTTCTTTGTCCTGTCCTTCAGGttgaaagaggaaaacaagcatCTTCCATTAAATCATTATTCCAGAATATAATGCCATTAGAAGGGGATATTGACCTGAATACAATTGTTATCCTACAGAAATCACTTTACTTCAACATAAATAATattatacattatttttattttttgccagtAGGTTGCTTTATTTCCAGGGGAAAGAAAAAGGTATTATTTATCTAACTCATAACTAAATGTGACTGAGCAGTGAGATAGGGCAAAAAAGCCACTTATGAACATTACCAGCTGGAACAGGACTAACTCATATGAACTGCTTCATTTGGGGGGAGGTTTCCACCCTTGTGATACTGCAACAACTGGAAtttaagagagaaaaagaaaaaaagaaaatgacaagCCTCCAAGTAACATGCTTGGATTGGTATAAAGCTGGGTGTTATCTTGGGCCAAGACCATGTACATGAGCTAAACCAGAtagtaaacaaacatttttaaatgttaacttaAAACCAAACCTAAGATACTGAAATTCACTCTCTAAATATAGTGCTGTAATTAATCTGTAAACAGCTCTCCCCAGCACATGATGTCACACTTGGGGATAATTAGAAGCTCCAATACATTAGAAATAATTTCATGTGACTGGTTTAAACAAATAAGATTGTTGGCTTCACAATATGAATTTTGTTGGACGCAGCCTTCTCTTTTAATTAACTAACAGGCAACATTAGCCTGCACTAGCAAGAGATTTATAAAACTTTGCTGATGTCATGACCTGCAGGTCTCAAACCCAGGTCCAGGAGATGCCCGAGGTTGGTGTTAAATCATGTGCCAACCCTTCACCTGACACTTCACTATTACCAGCTAGAACCAGGACTCCTTGAAGCCTAACTCAGCTGGAAGACTCTACCCTAAGCCCTGATTGGTAGAACACCAACACACCTGATTGGCTTGCTCCCCCTACTTAAGACAGAAGGAGGAGCAGGAAGTCTGTACAAGTGGGGTGTACCCTGTTTTGGACTGCTCACCCAGTGCTATCTATGCCTGTCTTCTGATCTCCTGGTTTCCTGACCCCTGGCTTGTCTACTGACCCTGCACTCCTGGTTCCTGACCTGACCTCCTGGTTCTGAACCCTGGCTAGTGTGGGAACCTGGCCCTTGTCTTATGCTGACCAGTAGGCCTGGCTACCTACATCCTGGTCCTGACAGCTAGGAGCTATTTTTTAACCTATGGGGAAATACTACTCTAACTTCCTTAAATCTATAACTGTTCTAAAGAAATCCACTCTCCTGAAATTACCTCCATTATCAAAGAATTTCCTGTCTACAGGGAATATATATATTTGCCAACTTCTGGGATTATTTAGCAATAATGGACTGTGGACTGTCAGCACTCATTAGTGTGACAGAAGCAGTAAAGAAAGCTGAAAATGACTAAATTACAGTAGACTCCAATCAACATGCATGTAAATTACCCACCCTATTGAGTTATTTAATCTTGTTCCATGTGAACAGTTAGATTAGCTAGAATTTCAAAAAATGATCAAATGTTAtaatacttatttttttaaaaagtctctacGTACTGACACTTTTCCATATGAAATATAGGAAAAGGTTTCAACTTTGCACAAAGCTCCTATAGAATTAGATTGGACATAGGATTGGTTTGACATAGAGCTTTGAGCAATGCTCAGGCATCCTGGGGCTCCTTCAAAATTAAACACATGTCGGTTGGATCCACGTTTTTCATAGAGTTTATAATGTCAGAAGGTGTTTTGATACTGGGTTTCATGGACTCTTCTAGGAGATGGCAGCACCATTTCTTAGCCCTCCTGCTGAGGGTCTCAGCTGTGCTTTGGCTTTTCCGGCACCATCTGAATGGATATAAAAATATACAGGCCTATTTGACAACTCCCAGCAGCACCAGAGACTGCCTCAATAACCTTAACTGGTGGCATTTTCTTTAAGTCCAGGTCTTGTCTAAGTTTTCACTAAGCACATGGTGTTGTGGGAGCAAAACCTCAGCATTTGTGCCCTGATCCTAACCTCTCAAATAGTCACAGAAATCTTGTAGTGAAAGAAAACCAGGGGATTCCAAAAGTGTATCCCTTGTCCTGCTTGCAGTGCTCCTCTTGGACCAACtgctgccctgaggtgcatggcacacagctcccactggccttcGAGAAGAGCCAGGTGCTCATCTCcaaagacagaatttggcccttcctGTTTTTCCCTAGAATAGCAGGGGATCTAGGCAGCCTTTTATCTTACTAAACTGCTTGGacccattgggccaaattcatccctgatgcagCCTCCTGGACCTCAATGAAGTTGCACCAGGGATGGAGATTGGCCTGTTGTTGTTTAAATACTTTGAATGGGGGTTTGCatgtaatatttttcatttactttttatttgtttgcCTCCAACAGCATCACGTGCATCCTTGCCCTGCTTGTGGGATTATATACAGATCTGATGAACACCATCCACCTATCTTACCAGCTAAAGCTGAGCTGCCGCTGCAGTTAAGTGGCAGGTGGGTGAGTGCTCATTGTGAAGTCCGGCCAGCTGTGCTTTTTCTTACCAGGTACTTCATATTTCATGGCACCAATCGCACCTGGGAAGGGTACTATTATCACTACTCTGACCCACTCTGCAAGCAGCCTACTTTTATCATCTATGCATCTGGGCACTACACCAAGGGCATCCCATCCTCCATAGTGAGAGGAGGTACAGAGCTAGCATTTAAAGTGACCTGTGCTCGGGTTACAGCAATGGATCAGGTAACAGTGACTATGCTAAACTCCTCAGAGCCAGGGACCTGCGGGGAGACCGGCTCCTGGAGTGCCAGGATTGAGCAGGATATAACGCTGACAAATGGGTGTCTGGCTTTGGGTATCAAGCTGCCCCACACAGAATATGAACTCTTTAAAATGGAGCAAGACATGAAAGATCGCAGCTTGCTGTTCATCGGCGAAAGGCCCACAGACGGATCCAGCCCTGACAGACCTGAGAAGCGGCCCACCTCATATCAAGCACCTCTTATTCAGTGTGCTGGGGCTACTGGGGTCTTTTCTAAACACATCAGTCCAAGCTACCTAGGAAAAGAGGATAATAACGGGAATGAAGCACTAAAACCTTTGCCTGTGACCTTTTTATTGTCACTTATGGCAATGCAGTTTTTAAGATGGGACTAGATAAGTCCAGCTGTTTGCtcaggtgcagcacagaattcaGACACTGGTGCTAAGACAATTTTATATCCTCTTTAGGTAAGCACATCTGGAATCAGTTTGCTTAGATTCTgtacacattaaaaacaaaatggacaAAACAAGAGGGTTTCCCTGCATAACATGCCTGATTATATACGATGTGTACTGTGCGTATATTTCCTAATTGACATTCATTGGGCATAAATCTAACGTAGTGCCATGGACACGTTGCAAATTGTCAAGTAATTTAGCAATACTAAAAAGACGTGTTAAATTAGAACTGCTGATTCTAGCCTGCAGCATTGCTAGGATATAATTGAGAGCTCCAGTCACACAAAAATCCAGTTTCCAAAGCTTTGAGGGCTCATTCTCTCAAACGGATTCTCCCCCGCCCCTCACTTACTGCTCCTGTAAATTCATGTAGCTGGCTTTGGCAAGGGCTCTGGATCAATCACAGAAACTCATatcatacaaagaaaaggagtacttgtggcaccttagagacttagagtggcactgaatgcatccgatgaagtgagctgtagctcacaaaagcttatgctcaaataaatttgttagtctctaaggtgccacaagtactctttttctttttgtgaacacagactaacatggctgcttctctgaaacctgtcataccatacacactctctctctctctcaatcgcTCTTCCTTGAGTTCAGGAAGGGCTCTCCGTGGCAGACTGATGCCATCCTTGCAACGTACAGTTTGCAAGCTCTGCTTTCTTGTTGTGTGCATGTTAGCTTTCCCAGGTTCTGGGCTGTGATGGCCCCAGTTCACAAGCAACAATGCGTGAGACACAAGTGACCCTGCCATCCCGCTTTTTCTGTTACGACCTTGCTTCTGTCATATTACACTGACTGCATAAGGGTTGGGTTCACTCTGTTCCACCTCTCTGTGTTATCACGTAGCCCAAATGTTCTGAGACATGACCAGCCGATTTATGACTGTACCACCAGGGAGACATAAGCATAGGTGCAAAAAGACACTATACCGACCCTGTGTTACCTCTGCCCCCACTTTGGCACAATCCGTTGTGCGTTTGCTGCTGCATTCCCTTAACAAGAGTCATCAATCCAACTCTGGCTTAGATCTCAAACATAAAAATGCCAAACAAGTGCTAGGATAACGTCTGATAAACTTGAGTCAAGTAAATTAATCTGAGGGGTGCAGAAGACAGACTATAATCAGACACCACAGTCAAATCCTGGCTAATTTCTGCCTACAAGGAGAGCAAGGTATGGAATTATATTCCCTAGCCTACTGTAGCTAAGAGGACACCTAACTCGAAGACACCTTGTGATAGCTAAATCCTCTTCACCTAACCCTATGTATCTtatctgaaaaggattttttaaacCAACTATGCAATAGCTACATTTTTAGTGCCGTATGTACAAAACTGAAGCTGTacttaggccttgtttacacaaggccatccaggaaaattaatccaagtTAACTAATGGTGTATTTGAAGTAGGTTAGTTGAACTCCACTGTGAACATCTGCATTCAGAAGTAAATTGGCTTTAAtatgtttagtttaattcacttccaaaatgAATTAAGATAAACCACATTAAAGTCACTTTAATTCTGAACAACAGCATCCACACAAGGATTTAATACCACTGAACTAATCCATTTAAAATTCACACCATTAGGTAATTTTTTCTGGCTGGCCTCTGGTAGACAACCCCTTAGACAATTTATGGGTTTTATAAGTTTTGGGGACTGTGGACATTAACAATTGATTCATACACATTTAACAAGCATCTCTTCTAATAGTGGTACAAATGATTTTCAGCATGTTATCACCAGCCTGCCACAGAAAGTATCATGTACATATCTTCCAAAGTGCTTTCTCTGTTTAAAGATTACTGTGTTTTGATACCTGCTATGTACAAGTATCCAAGGTCAAATGCATATGTTTAAAAAGGAACCATGTGAGTGCAATGATTGTAAATCAAATTTCCTATACTTTTTTCTTGGGTGCAATGGAAAGTTTGCAGTCTGCTCAACCACTTCAGCATATCAAAAGAGAAAGTCATTTTGATATCCCCAAAATAATGACAATGCTCTTTTTCTTGTAGTTTAAAGGATTAGACTTTTTAAGTTTGTCTCAGTACGTGAAACCTTTTTTTCAACAACACTTAAATTTTGCAACTCAAGTAACTGATCCAGGAGAGCCAGGATGATGTAGCTAACAATTAGACACGACAAATGTCCAAGTTTTTTATTCCTTGGTACCTCGAACAGAACAGAATCTGCTAGCACAATGCTGATGCACCGATTCACTAATGGCTTAGAGGAAAGAGGGCTGCTACTTTCATCACAACTGCCACCTTCTGCAACAGCCAGGGATTTCTTTGGTGGCCTCCCGCCCAAGCCTGATACTGTTTTGCTGGTGAGCTTTGATGAAGTCCTAGCCTGAGCTACACAGGGAAGTTCTAAATTCAGGCCCAAAGTCATCAGTGAGTTTTGTATGCAAATACCACCAGTTGCAGGCACATATTTACATATGCAAGTTGCATAATACTGTCGCCGTATACACTTTTAATCACACTTGACGATGTGTTCAGAGACTATAGCAATGGGTGTAGTATAAAAACCTGGACAGTCAGTCTCAGGCATGGTGGCAAGGCTACAATTACATAACAAAGCTACGAGAGTAAACTTGGTACCATCGCATACAAATGCACTAAAGGAATCTGGTACATAAACAAATTAGTGAAATGTTTATACGAGGAGCACTTCCAACTCTATTCCCATAGGCTTATCCACTTCACCCTTCAGGGAGTCATTGCGAACAAAGCTCTACAGCATTCCTGTGGAGAGAACATCTGGATCCAGTTACCAATACCTGCAGCAGTGATGAGGTTTATTGGCTGTTTGGAGAGAGGCTTTACCCCTTTCCCTACCAAAACCCAGGCAGGAACCTTTTCACAACTGTTTTCCTTAAGACATTTTTAATGAAGGGGAGAGGAATGGAGCCACAAAGAGATTTCTGCATAAAGGGAAAAAACTTGTGTTGTGTTGGATCTAGTTTTGGAAAGCCATTCCCAAACTATTCTGTAGTTTGCTGCGAATCAACAGTGATTGTTTAGCAGAcgcttgcagaatcaggccttgaaTTTGAATGAAGTACGTACACGAATGTATATCTCATGTGActgcctgtatatcacaggcaacTAAATTTCACCACTGTATTGAGCCTAATAACTTGTATGTGGCTAGAGTATATCCTCCAGAAAGGAATCCAGACTTGATTTGAAGACATGAAGAATCCACTTtccttggcagtttgttccaatggttaatcaccctcacttgTACAACTAGGTACTTACATAGtttggaatttgtctggcttcagctttcagcgATCATACAGAGTGTTCTAACACCCCAGTATTTACACACTATATACTCTCTTCTTTCAGATGAGCTAAACAGATAGCGCTCTTTAAATTGCTAACGCTAAGGCATTTTCTCTCATCCTCAGATGTGGCTCTTCTGCACCCACTCCCATTTTTCAAAGTCTATTAAAAAATATGGACAGAACTGTGCATGGTAATTCAGCATCCACCTCATCAATGCTATATACGGTGGTAAATCACTTCCACACTCCTACTCACTCTTTCCTTGTTTCTtcatccaaagattgcattagaCCATTGTGCTACAACATTACACTGGAGGCTTATGTTCAGTTGCTTGATCACTACCAACCCctacatctttttcagagtttcTTCCTTCCAGGGTACAGTTGCCCATGTGGTAGGTACGGctgtataaaaacattttatcTGAATAGCCCAGACTACCAAGCAATCCAGAGGGCTCTGTATGTCTGCCCTGTCCTCATCCTCATTTACCAGTCTGCCAAACTTTGTGTCACTTATCTGTGAGCAGCAGCAATTTTGTATTTACTTCCAGCTGacagataaaaatgttaactagctTTGGGTCTAGTATTTGTCCCTGTTGAACACCACTAGAAATTTCGCCCATCTGATAATTCTCCATTGCCAACTACTGGGAGCTCTTTCAATTAGCCAGTTATCCATTTAACATATGCTTCATTGATATTGTAGagtgcttattttttaaatcagaatgtcatg
Coding sequences within it:
- the APCDD1L gene encoding protein APCDD1-like; translation: MGQSWCFIGLLLAYASGKKLWDVPASQAQQHSTGKLLWEPQCQYQLRHLQDSARISALLPPRLEGHWISTGCEVRPGPEFLTRSYLFYSNRLFKAYQFYYWDPSCRHPSHSLVIKGKLRLRQASWITQGATEADYHLHKVGIVFHSQRAMQEISARINQTSGGGCSGFFPPGRSWAPGVLYEVLSAKEGRDCTTALGFAMHELSLVRVEKHYEPLLQTQPSGSRTVEELYLGDIHTKWSERLHYRPTGYQRPLQSAVHHVHPCPACGIIYRSDEHHPPILPAKAELPLQLSGRWVSAHCEVRPAVLFLTRYFIFHGTNRTWEGYYYHYSDPLCKQPTFIIYASGHYTKGIPSSIVRGGTELAFKVTCARVTAMDQVTVTMLNSSEPGTCGETGSWSARIEQDITLTNGCLALGIKLPHTEYELFKMEQDMKDRSLLFIGERPTDGSSPDRPEKRPTSYQAPLIQCAGATGVFSKHISPSYLGKEDNNGNEALKPLPVTFLLSLMAMQFLRWD